From the genome of Mya arenaria isolate MELC-2E11 chromosome 5, ASM2691426v1:
TAAAAGTTTACTTTCAAATGTGTTGAATTCTAGTTTTAGCTCCTGTTACAATGCTAATCAAAGCTAAACAGAAAATAGTTTAATAGAGtctttttaatacaaatcaatgaaacaatataaaaacatgaacaataattacaatgtcaaaaaagtaaaatgaataaaatggtaAATTGATCATAATTAATAGCTTGCAGTCATTAGAACTATTATATAATCATGCATTAAAAACTATGAAACATGTGAATGCAGGAACGCTATGTATGATGGCACATggattgaatatatttaataatatgacTAACAAGGCTATGTTAGAAGCAATGAATACTAATTAAAGATTAAGGTACAAAATTTTGGGAAAATGAGACAATATTACTtctcaattatgttttttttaactacatGTTACACAAATGGCAAAGGAATTGGTTGTGGACAGAAGCCTAATAATCAACACTTTATTTCAATGTCGAGAGGATTTGTGTCAtgtgattttaaataatttatagaGAAGGTATATTTCATATACAATAAGCCATATATGGCCCATGatgaaaaacacaatatttacaaatatttacaatggtacaaacacatataaataaaaacatgaaaaaaaacatgaacaaatataacaatgaatgaataaaatgaaaaatcaacaaaacttAAAGCATTGCCTGCAATCATAACTACTTCATTCATATACAACTAACTTAACTATAATCCATACAAACACAGCAACATAAACTAGGTCATTGATGGCATATATATCAATagtcattaaaaaataaataataataggcTATCATTGTAAATGATGTATGCTCCCCAACAGCTATGGTACAAATTCAAAAAAGAAAGcgcaaattaaaaaatattacattttgatttcattattttttaatcacaAGTAATGGCAAAGGAGTTGATTTTGACAGAAGCACGATCATCAACACTTGAGTTCAATGCTGATAAAGTGaatttgaaatcattattaatattcaCTCAAAAGCAAACACATGTTTGCAGTGGGCAAGACGTTGATTTATTTTGGAACATGTTGGAGCAGAGTGGCTTATATAAAGacatacaaacaacaaacatacactcaacataaaTACTTAAACACTGTAAAAGTTCGAACATACTGCTCTTTTCTTTTCTCTCTTCTATCCATTAAGTCTGAATTCTGCCGGCCCATCCGGCACATGCCCTGATCAAACCTGTACACTACTAGGCGTCAATAGTTACAAATAGTTAAAAATTAATTCTGTGTCGAAATTGCGCCTCTTAATAATTACAATGGTGATACAGGTTTCATCATAtatccttcataggaatgaCAGCCGCCCACGAAAAACACCCAGTTGAGTGGATGAAACGTGTTAACGTAGCGATGCACGTAGGGCTTAACTAAAACAGATAACCCCTAATTCATTCCTCAGAATATAGGAAGTACGGAATCCATCCAGACATGTATGCATGCATGTGAGAAACAAATTTCAATCATgtctataaatatttttcaaatttgaataaaatcaatGGTCACTGTGAGAAGTCAGACCTGAACCCGAGTTGCCAATATAATCAACCACCCTTACTCAAATACCACATGACCTTTACACTCAAATGACCAGCGCAATTTCGCATATAACACGTTAAATCATTTGTTCTGCCCTATACTTCACGACGGTCATAACTATTGATTCCATTCATTTTACTCACAAGTAGAAAATTCTAttgatttattatgaaaataaattgtgatCTATATTTCAATTTGGTTGTAAACCTCTTTACTATCAGGGATTTTAAGCTAACATTAATccaacatcaaaacaaaatctaTATTTAACGCCATGGGTAATTTAATGACACGTACATCTTTTAAGGATTTAAAGGGCTACTGAAAGAATATTCTGATTTGTTTAGACAGCTTCTAGTCAATGGCCAAGTTTGTCACTTTCTTTTGTACATATAAATCCCagaaaaaacatgaaatggCAGTTTCGGGATTTTGCTTTCTATGTAATTCATGAAGTCTATATCATTATGAATACCTAGCCTATGTAATGTAATACTGAAATCGTCATATTGGTTCCTTCGCTCTATCAAATGGCTCAGAACGTTTTTGcagaatttaaataaatttgtcaCTTTCTTACCAGAATACTTGGCTTTCTCCCCCATTTCAAAATCTTTGACCAGATGCTCATCAAGATGAAGTTTCCAGTCTGTTATACCAAATACGGTATTATTTCGTAGGTATTCAATGTCATTAAGAGGTGCCATTTTGATATCTTGGGAGATAATCCTCAATATGCAATGCATACAGGAATGCTCTGTTTCCTTGAACAGGTGCAGGTTTCTGCCCTCATATAGAAATGTAAAGTTTGGGTTCTTAACGTATTCTTTAAGCAGGGGATGCAACTCTTTCATGTTAGTGcttataagaataaaataatttatgaatgCATTGCATTTAGAGTAAATACCATCTGttttaaatatctgaaatacacCCAAATAGATATCAAGGTCCTTACCGGTAACTGCCTTGCTTCCTTTATAGTTTGTAATGATCTCCGAACAAAATTTAACAGTATGAATTAAGTCTGACTGACACCTTTCTAACATAGGGTTTGACAGATCCAGGGGCATCGATGTAGCTTGCATGTTTGGGTCAGAAATCTTCAGTACTAAACGTCCACCAATCTTGAACAGGCGTATATTCTCCACACTAAaactatttatcaaaattccttTGACATGAACTTTCCCTAACAACTGAAGCAAAGAAGCtatcaaataaacaacataatagAATGGAAGCTTTAAGTTCATGAACCGTTTGATAGAAAACACATCTGGCACTCTTCGGGGCAGCCAATCCTTCCCCCAATCCTTCGGCAGTTCTTGGTAACAAGAATCAAGTGTTTGTGAAGGcccaaaaatgttttcaatagcTGCTGGTGTAGGTATTGATGGCCTACTAGTTTTGTTTGTAGTTGCCTTAGCTTCTGGTGAGGTACAAGGCTCATCATCGTTGGCACAGCTAGTTTGGAGATGGGAAATGTCTGCATCTTCAACTGCATACCATAAAGTAAACATAGATACATAGATTAATATCATACCTGACATTGTTATCATCGACATAAATAAGAATTCGGACACATTTAAGAATCGAGGTTTAAATATATAGTTATTGTAAACCTAGGGTGCATTATTACACAACAACAAGCCcaaatgttcagaactttgtttaagttaacaatgtaaCCCTTTAAACGTGAATATTTGATAATGTGCtctaatatttaaaacaagagggccctgaaagccctgaatcgctcacctgatccaataaagatcatcaacaataacattctgatcaagttccatgaacatatggtcataaatgtggcctctagagtgttaaaatacttttccttttatttgacctggtgacctagctttgaccgcacatgacccagattcaaacttggtcttgagctaatcaatataaacactctgactaagtttcatagACATACAgacataaatgtgacctctttagagtgctaacaagtttttcctatgatttgacctaatgacctagattttgaccgcacatgacccagatttgaacttgacttagagattatcaatttaaacattctgaccaactttcatgaagaaatctttataaatgtgacctctagagtgttaacaagcttttcctttaatttgacctggtgacctagtttttgaccgcacatgacccagattcgaacctGGCCTAGAGctattcaataaaaacaaatctgtctaagtttcatgaacatacagtcataaatgttacctccagagtgctaacaagcgtttcctatgatttgaccgaatgaccttgtttttgaccacAATTGACCCAGATTTGAACTTGACTTAGGgactatatatataaacattatgaccaacattcataaagaaacattcataaatgtgacctctagagtgttaacaagcttttccttaaatttgatctggtgacctagtttttgaccgcatatGATCCAGAATCTAACTTGGCCtaaagctaatcaatataaacattctgactaagtttcatgaacaaacAGTCATAAATATCACCTCTtaagagtgctaacaagcttttcctattatttgacccaATGACCTAGTTTTGGACCACAATTGAcctagatttaaacttgacttagagatcacaaatataaacattctgacaaactgtcattaagatacagttataaatgtgacctctagagtgttaacaagctttttcttaaatttgatcTGGTGACCAAGTTTTTGCCTGCACATGACCCAGCTTCGAACTTGGGTTAgaggtaatcaatataaacattctgacatagaATCCCgatgatacagtcataaatgtgacctctaaagTGCTTACAAgtttttcctatgatttgaccttatgacctagtttttgaccgcacatgacccagttttaaacttgacttagagataattaatgttaacattctaaccaactttcatgaagaaacctttataattgtgacctctagagtgttaacaagcttttcctttaatttgacctggtgacctagtttttgaccgcacatgacccagatacGAACCTGGCCTAGAActattcaatattattattctgtctcagtttcatgaacatacagtcataaatgtaacctctagagtgctaacaagcctttcctatgatttgacctaatgacctagtttttgaccacaattGACCTAGATTTAAACTTGTCTAAGGGattactaatataaacattctgaccaaatgtcattaagatacagttataaatgtgacgtTTAAAAGGTTTGTTGACTCtacaattatattgaaaaggcgaggggatatagtaatggaaggcgcgattccgtgcgtgcgtgtgtgtgtgtgcgtgcgtgcgtgcgtgcgcgtgtgtgtgtgtgtgtgtgtgtgtgtgtgcgtctgtccgtcccacattcatttct
Proteins encoded in this window:
- the LOC128234599 gene encoding uncharacterized protein LOC128234599 isoform X1 yields the protein MGRNKMSHGTSEISCLRKKLEEREKEITEKDEELAKKDEELAKKDEELAKKDEEIAKMKQELAESERKINKLCEQNELLRKKVFTKGASDYQPTVDVMLNDVTASEAANVIDTHGQCLGAKGGSNTLAHSSSDEPLTTEYDIYERSEPKRFCKSDEQEDCESDTVPDDWEERCEEPESKNLMEQDELLRKNVHSQGASSSQRTVDVFLNEATASDEPNFTEPRVECLGADSGSKPKAHSPSGEPLHTQDVEDADISHLQTSCANDDEPCTSPEAKATTNKTSRPSIPTPAAIENIFGPSQTLDSCYQELPKDWGKDWLPRRVPDVFSIKRFMNLKLPFYYVVYLIASLLQLLGKVHVKGILINSFSVENIRLFKIGGRLVLKISDPNMQATSMPLDLSNPMLERCQSDLIHTVKFCSEIITNYKGSKAVTGKDLDIYLGVFQIFKTDGIYSKCNAFINYFILISTNMKELHPLLKEYVKNPNFTFLYEGRNLHLFKETEHSCMHCILRIISQDIKMAPLNDIEYLRNNTVFGITDWKLHLDEHLVKDFEMGEKAKYSGKKVTNLFKFCKNVLSHLIERRNQYDDFSITLHRLGIHNDIDFMNYIESKIPKLPFHVFSGIYMYKRK
- the LOC128234599 gene encoding uncharacterized protein LOC128234599 isoform X2, which gives rise to MGRNKMSHGTSEISCLRKKLEEREKEITEKDEELAKKDEELAKKDEELAKKDEEIAKMKQELAESERKINKLCEQNELLRKKVFTKGASDYQPTVDVMLNDVTASEAANVIDTHGQCLGAKGGSNTLAHSSSDEPLTTEYDIYERSEPKRFCKSDEQEDCESDTVPDDWEERCEEPESKNLMEQDELLRKNVHSQGASSSQRTVDVFLNEATASDEPNFTEPRVECLGADSGSKPKAHSPSVEDADISHLQTSCANDDEPCTSPEAKATTNKTSRPSIPTPAAIENIFGPSQTLDSCYQELPKDWGKDWLPRRVPDVFSIKRFMNLKLPFYYVVYLIASLLQLLGKVHVKGILINSFSVENIRLFKIGGRLVLKISDPNMQATSMPLDLSNPMLERCQSDLIHTVKFCSEIITNYKGSKAVTGKDLDIYLGVFQIFKTDGIYSKCNAFINYFILISTNMKELHPLLKEYVKNPNFTFLYEGRNLHLFKETEHSCMHCILRIISQDIKMAPLNDIEYLRNNTVFGITDWKLHLDEHLVKDFEMGEKAKYSGKKVTNLFKFCKNVLSHLIERRNQYDDFSITLHRLGIHNDIDFMNYIESKIPKLPFHVFSGIYMYKRK